TGTCCTTTTTAATGGGATAAGCTGCGAAAGGGAGGGAGTGATGGTTAGTGATTGTGTTCTGATCAGAACAGTGAATCGCCACAAACTCGAACATGAGCTCCTTATGGCCAAAAAAGCGGCACAGATGGCCAGTCAATCGATTATTGAATCGGCTAGCGACGCCATTATTTTGGCAAATCAAAGCAGGAAAATTATCACTTGGAACAAAGGGGCAGAAGCGCTCTTTGACTATACCGAACAGGAAGCGATCGGACAAGATATGGAGATTATTGTTCCTGATCATCTCATAGAGAAACACCGTCAAAGCATGGAACGTCTCAGTGCCACAGGACAATCAATGGCGATTGAATCGAGAGGAATTCGAAAAGACTGCACGGAGTTCCCTACCGAGATTTCCCTAAATTGTTGGCAAACCAATGGCGAATATTACTGGAGTGCCATCATCCGCGATATCACAGAAAGGAAAAAGACTCAGGAGCTGCTTTTGAATTCGGAGAAACTGAACATCGCGGGTCAACTTGCTGCGAGCATCGCCCATGAAATTCGCAATCCTTTAACGGCAATCAAAGGATTTCTTCAATTGTTGGAATCAGAGAGTAACGGAAAGCCTTACTATTTTGAAATATTGACAGAAGAAATGAATCGAATTGAACTCATATTAAACGAGTTATTACTCCTTGCAAAACCGCAAGCTTTGCTATTAAAGCAAGTGGATTTAAGAGCTTTGATTGAGCAGGTGTGCACACTTATGGATACTCAGGCGAATTTACATAATATTGAAGTGGAAGTGAAGTGTGAACAAACTGTGCCTACTTTCATTCAATGCAATGAAAATCAAATGAA
This genomic stretch from Bacillus sp. BGMRC 2118 harbors:
- a CDS encoding PAS domain S-box protein, which encodes MNINPNQLPCGFLSLSQYGVILSINDQLLEWIIADRNNTEGRHVETILTESSKLFYQLYIFPMIKMHGKMEEIYLTLKSCDGSEVPVLFNGISCEREGVMVSDCVLIRTVNRHKLEHELLMAKKAAQMASQSIIESASDAIILANQSRKIITWNKGAEALFDYTEQEAIGQDMEIIVPDHLIEKHRQSMERLSATGQSMAIESRGIRKDCTEFPTEISLNCWQTNGEYYWSAIIRDITERKKTQELLLNSEKLNIAGQLAASIAHEIRNPLTAIKGFLQLLESESNGKPYYFEILTEEMNRIELILNELLLLAKPQALLLKQVDLRALIEQVCTLMDTQANLHNIEVEVKCEQTVPTFIQCNENQMKQILINFLKNAIEAMPNGGQVIITVNHSDEDCILLRIIDQGEGIPELRLKRIGEPFYTTKEKGTGLGLMVCRKIIEDHQGTLNISSRLNEGTTIEVILPLGGRE